A genomic region of Macadamia integrifolia cultivar HAES 741 unplaced genomic scaffold, SCU_Mint_v3 scaffold2013, whole genome shotgun sequence contains the following coding sequences:
- the LOC122065430 gene encoding F-box protein SKIP24 isoform X2, producing MSVLPDEIWRRILELGIENSKLDYKDLCCISISCRRLNRLSSEDAFWSTLLSLDFPQRTDGASRSMSLYSPSKNLYMMRFEKDKARKLAAHQRALLRLESQVAVHAKSLKDIRLRLMEESERMKTVAQELSNSEKIRQASVALNVWQPEIIRGRQKQIVEQCGVPINSRIAALEMELRLCKQQISALDKAYQRRLDVSKEELSSLKYHPLRDYKLTGPGRDECNMKRKKLNGCSK from the exons atgtcGGTTTTGCCGGACGAAATCTGGAGAAGAATCTTGGAGTTGGGAATTGAGAACTCGAAATTAGACTACAAAGACCTCTGCTGCATTTCCATCTCTTGCAGACGTCTCAATAGATTATCCAGCGAAGATGCGTTTTGGTCAACTCTGCTTTCCCTTGATTTCCCCCAAAGAACAGATGGTGCTTCCCGATCCATGTCTCTCTATTCTCCTTCAAAAAACCTGTACATGATGAG GTTTGAGAAGGACAAAGCAAGAAAGCTCGCGGCTCATCAGCGTGCTCTTCTAAGATTGGAGAGCCAAGTTGCTGTTCATGCGAAAAGTCTCAAGGACATTCGTCTGCGGTTGATGGAGGAGAGTGAGAGAATGAAAACAGTGGCACAAGAATTATCCAATTCAGAGAAGATCCG ACAAGCTTCAGTGGCCTTGAATGTGTGGCAGCCAGAAATTATCCGGGGTAGGCAGAAACAGATAGTCGAACAATGTGGTGTTCCTATTAATTCTCGTATAGCTGCTCTAGAGATGGAACTTAGGCTTTGTAAGCAACAGATTTCTGCTCTCGATAAGGCCTAC CAGCGTAGACTTGATGTTTCAAAGGAAGAGTTGAGTTCTTTGAAGTATCATCCCTTACGAGATTATAAGTTGACAGGACCTGGGAGGGATGAATGTAACATGAAACGGAAGAAATTGAATGGATGCAGCAAAT
- the LOC122065430 gene encoding F-box protein SKIP24 isoform X1 codes for MSVLPDEIWRRILELGIENSKLDYKDLCCISISCRRLNRLSSEDAFWSTLLSLDFPQRTDGASRSMSLYSPSKNLYMMRFEKDKARKLAAHQRALLRLESQVAVHAKSLKDIRLRLMEESERMKTVAQELSNSEKIRQASVALNVWQPEIIRGRQKQIVEQCGVPINSRIAALEMELRLCKQQISALDKAYKGQQRRLDVSKEELSSLKYHPLRDYKLTGPGRDECNMKRKKLNGCSK; via the exons atgtcGGTTTTGCCGGACGAAATCTGGAGAAGAATCTTGGAGTTGGGAATTGAGAACTCGAAATTAGACTACAAAGACCTCTGCTGCATTTCCATCTCTTGCAGACGTCTCAATAGATTATCCAGCGAAGATGCGTTTTGGTCAACTCTGCTTTCCCTTGATTTCCCCCAAAGAACAGATGGTGCTTCCCGATCCATGTCTCTCTATTCTCCTTCAAAAAACCTGTACATGATGAG GTTTGAGAAGGACAAAGCAAGAAAGCTCGCGGCTCATCAGCGTGCTCTTCTAAGATTGGAGAGCCAAGTTGCTGTTCATGCGAAAAGTCTCAAGGACATTCGTCTGCGGTTGATGGAGGAGAGTGAGAGAATGAAAACAGTGGCACAAGAATTATCCAATTCAGAGAAGATCCG ACAAGCTTCAGTGGCCTTGAATGTGTGGCAGCCAGAAATTATCCGGGGTAGGCAGAAACAGATAGTCGAACAATGTGGTGTTCCTATTAATTCTCGTATAGCTGCTCTAGAGATGGAACTTAGGCTTTGTAAGCAACAGATTTCTGCTCTCGATAAGGCCTAC AAAGGTCAGCAGCGTAGACTTGATGTTTCAAAGGAAGAGTTGAGTTCTTTGAAGTATCATCCCTTACGAGATTATAAGTTGACAGGACCTGGGAGGGATGAATGTAACATGAAACGGAAGAAATTGAATGGATGCAGCAAAT